The Peribacillus simplex genome contains the following window.
TAAGTCACTAGGGGCAGGATGAGGAACATTGTCTTCTAAAATTTCTATGTATTCACTTACTTCTTCATCAGACAGGATAGGATTACATATTTTATTTACTAGTTCAACTAATTCCTCTTTAGATAACTTTTTACTCATTTTTTCTGCCTCCCCTTAATACTGCTCTTTCCAAAATTATAAGCAGGGTCTAAAGTATTTAGAATACCACATGCTCATGAGATAACCAGGTACATGGAGGATTCAAGGGTGATATATTCGGCTAGAAGAGAATTGAACTAGTCGGACAATTGCAATCTTAGCTTTATGTAATGTTTTTGAGCTTTTTCGTTTAGATATGGGATTACATAAAGGTATATTATTTTTCTTCCAAAACAAAAGTTAATAGAACCAACTTTTATTGATTGTATCAACTCTTCTTTAAATTTTGGTTACCCCAGTGCTTTATCTAGATCTATAAAACTTAATTCTCTGGTTCTTTGTATCTTTCTGGAATTTTGTTCCTCCATATTAGCATAAGTTCTTTAAATTGTTCAGTTTCCATTTCATTCTCATTTGGCTTATCGAAGATATAAAAGTGGTGAAGAACCGTTGTATCTTTTTTTATCAAGACACTGGTAGCATTCCCTTCTATTTCAAATTCTTCGTATTCACCTTCCATTACTTTGCGAACAATATCAATATACTCATCCACTTCTGTTTCAAATACAATATCTTCAATGAAGTCTGAGAAAAGGTTAATTTCTTGTGGTAGGATTATCCTTAGATATCCTAATGGGTTTCTTGTAAATTCATACGAATATTTCATTAGTTAATTATCTCCCGATATTTAATTTTTATATAAAGGAAATGCAGTAGCTATTGTCCCATCACGGTTTAAGTACATTCCAATATCAATTCCTGATGAAGTTCTGCCAACATATCTATTTCCATCTTTTATTTTGTTTTCAAAAGCCTCGTTAATAGCGTTATTCACCTTCACCCTGTCCCAATCTTTTGGAAAGAAAGTTGACTTTGCAATCTTCATCACTCCATTTATTTCCACCTTAGCTCTATATACTCCGTTGATATCTGGAGTTTCTTCAGTACCTGGAACTATCTTACCACCCATCATACTCTCGTGATGATAACCAACAGCCTTCCCACGTCGATTAATCTCTCCATGATAAACATGCCTCATAGTATCTATAGTAAATTTTTTCCCACCATCTCCACTAACTTCCGACTCCACTTTCGCCATAGAAATTAACTGTTCCTTCAACCCCACACCATTAACCACATTATAAGGTACGCCTC
Protein-coding sequences here:
- a CDS encoding bacteriocin immunity protein encodes the protein MSKKLSKEELVELVNKICNPILSDEEVSEYIEILEDNVPHPAPSDLIFWNDEDLSSEEVVEISLAYKEE